The Deltaproteobacteria bacterium genome contains a region encoding:
- a CDS encoding M20/M25/M40 family metallo-hydrolase — protein MIERARLKSLFLELVQIDSHSRREGRIAARLARELGALGAQVSFDDAGVELGGETGNLIAQVPGTADAPALLLCAHMDTVVPGEGVKPIVEDDVIRTDGKTVLGGDDKSGVALICECVRACREHGLRHPPLDVVFTICEEVGLLGAKHLDLSRVRARRGLVFDSDAVGFAFTRAPGANHIEVVVRGKAAHAGMAPERGVSAIRVAAEAIASMRLGRIDAETTANLGRIEGGRATNIVPDEVRVRGEARSHDLARLAAQTEHMRACFEEAAARHPGARVEVQVEVAYEPMAVAEDSAIMRLVAAAAARTGRTIAAAGMGGGCDANVLNRRGLEVVNLGTGMRDIHTTSEWLKVSDMVAAAEVTLAAIQLAAAWA, from the coding sequence GTGATCGAGCGCGCGCGTCTCAAGTCGCTCTTCCTGGAGCTCGTCCAGATCGACAGCCACTCGCGCCGCGAGGGACGGATCGCGGCGCGCCTCGCGCGCGAGCTCGGCGCCCTGGGCGCCCAGGTGAGCTTCGACGACGCGGGGGTCGAGCTCGGCGGCGAGACGGGCAACCTGATCGCGCAGGTGCCGGGCACCGCCGACGCGCCGGCGCTCCTCCTCTGCGCGCACATGGACACGGTCGTCCCCGGCGAGGGCGTCAAGCCGATCGTCGAGGACGACGTCATCCGCACCGACGGCAAGACGGTCCTCGGCGGCGACGACAAGTCGGGCGTGGCCCTCATCTGCGAGTGCGTGCGCGCGTGCCGCGAGCACGGGCTCCGCCATCCGCCGCTCGACGTGGTGTTCACGATCTGCGAGGAGGTGGGCCTGCTCGGCGCGAAGCACCTGGACCTCTCGCGCGTGCGCGCCCGGCGCGGCCTCGTCTTCGACAGCGACGCCGTCGGCTTCGCCTTCACGCGCGCACCGGGCGCCAACCATATCGAGGTCGTGGTGCGCGGCAAGGCGGCGCACGCCGGGATGGCGCCCGAGCGCGGCGTGAGCGCGATCCGGGTCGCCGCGGAGGCGATCGCCAGCATGCGGCTCGGACGCATCGACGCGGAGACCACCGCCAACCTGGGGCGCATCGAGGGCGGCCGGGCGACCAACATCGTCCCCGACGAGGTGCGCGTGCGCGGCGAGGCGCGGAGCCACGACCTCGCGCGCCTCGCCGCCCAGACCGAGCACATGCGGGCCTGCTTCGAGGAGGCCGCCGCCCGCCACCCCGGCGCGCGCGTCGAGGTGCAGGTCGAGGTGGCCTACGAGCCGATGGCCGTCGCCGAGGACTCCGCCATCATGCGCCTCGTCGCTGCCGCCGCCGCGCGCACCGGCCGCACCATCGCCGCCGCCGGCATGGGCGGCGGCTGCGACGCCAACGTGCTCAACCGCCGCGGCCTCGAGGTGGTGAACCTCGGCACGGGCATGCGCGACATCCACACCACGAGCGAGTGGCTCAAGGTGAGCGACATGGTGGCGGCCGCCGAGGTCACGCTGGCCGCGATTCAGCTCGCGGCGGCGTGGGCGTAG
- a CDS encoding 2-dehydropantoate 2-reductase, with amino-acid sequence MADADEVLIAGAGALGSVVGGMLAAAGWPVTLLGRRAHMEAVGASGLAIDGLFGTHRVRGLRCATGPAQLDGPYAAAFLTVKAYDTAAMAAAVAPRLARDGFLLSLQNGLGNVEAAERAVGAERVLGARVIFGAELVAPGQVRVTVYADPVLIGSPDPSDTRRQAAAARWAAELSAAGIPARLTGALVAELWAKVLYNAALNPLGALLGVPYGELPADRDTRMIMDAVIEEAFAVARAEGVELTWPDAAAYRDAFYGRLVPSTAAHRSSMLQDIERGRPTEIDAINGQVAARGAAHGVPTPVNATLARLIRARTRAGCGREDSRWST; translated from the coding sequence GTGGCGGACGCAGACGAGGTCCTGATCGCCGGCGCGGGGGCGCTCGGCTCGGTGGTGGGCGGGATGCTCGCCGCGGCCGGGTGGCCGGTCACGCTCCTCGGCCGGCGGGCGCACATGGAGGCGGTCGGCGCGAGCGGGCTCGCGATCGACGGGCTCTTCGGCACGCACCGTGTCCGCGGGCTCCGCTGCGCGACCGGTCCTGCCCAGCTCGACGGGCCGTATGCCGCCGCCTTCCTGACCGTGAAGGCATACGATACGGCGGCGATGGCGGCCGCGGTGGCGCCGCGCCTCGCCCGCGACGGCTTCCTGCTCTCGCTCCAGAACGGGCTCGGCAACGTGGAGGCCGCGGAACGCGCCGTCGGCGCCGAGCGCGTGCTCGGGGCGCGCGTCATCTTCGGCGCCGAGCTGGTCGCGCCGGGGCAGGTCCGCGTCACCGTGTACGCGGATCCCGTGCTGATCGGGAGCCCGGATCCCAGCGACACGCGGCGGCAGGCGGCGGCGGCCCGCTGGGCCGCGGAGCTGTCCGCGGCGGGCATCCCGGCCAGGCTGACCGGCGCACTCGTGGCCGAGCTGTGGGCCAAGGTGCTCTACAACGCGGCGCTCAATCCGCTCGGCGCGCTCCTCGGCGTGCCATACGGGGAGCTTCCCGCCGATCGCGACACGCGCATGATAATGGACGCGGTCATCGAGGAGGCCTTCGCCGTGGCGCGGGCCGAGGGCGTGGAGCTCACCTGGCCCGACGCCGCTGCCTACCGGGACGCCTTCTACGGCCGCCTCGTGCCCTCGACGGCCGCCCATCGGTCCTCGATGCTCCAGGACATCGAGCGCGGCCGGCCGACCGAGATCGACGCCATCAACGGGCAGGTCGCCGCGCGCGGCGCCGCGCACGGCGTGCCGACGCCGGTGAACGCGACCCTCGCGCGCCTGATCCGCGCCCGCACCCGCGCCGGGTGCGGGCGAGAGGACTCGCGATGGAGCACCTGA
- a CDS encoding M67 family metallopeptidase, whose amino-acid sequence MEHLRLARTALDQMLAHARATHPEECCGAVLELGGRDVVRRFTNIQGRLRREDPAAHPRDAETAYAPEPKELFAALREGEAPGARVKAFYHSHTRVGAYFSGEDRARAMFGDEPAYPEVVYVVVSDSRTPGEARAFRWSESARDFVEVPIEVC is encoded by the coding sequence ATGGAGCACCTGAGGCTCGCGCGCACCGCGCTGGACCAGATGCTCGCCCACGCGCGCGCGACGCACCCGGAGGAGTGCTGCGGCGCCGTCCTCGAGCTGGGCGGCCGCGACGTCGTGCGGCGCTTCACGAACATCCAGGGCCGCCTCCGTCGCGAGGATCCGGCGGCCCATCCGCGCGACGCCGAGACGGCCTACGCGCCCGAGCCGAAGGAGCTCTTCGCGGCGCTCAGGGAGGGCGAGGCGCCGGGCGCGCGGGTGAAGGCCTTCTACCACTCCCACACCCGCGTCGGCGCCTACTTCTCGGGCGAGGACCGGGCGCGTGCCATGTTCGGCGACGAGCCCGCGTACCCGGAGGTGGTGTACGTGGTCGTCTCCGACAGCCGCACGCCGGGCGAGGCACGCGCCTTCCGCTGGAGCGAGAGTGCGCGGGACTTCGTCGAGGTGCCGATCGAGGTCTGTTAG